A genomic window from Pseudomonas leptonychotis includes:
- a CDS encoding PstS family phosphate ABC transporter substrate-binding protein — MKLKRLMAAMTFVAAGVATATAVAAVDPALPSYTKTSGVSGNLSSVGSDSLANLMTLWAEEFKKEYPNVNIQIQAAGSSTAPPALTEGTASMGPMSREMKDAEIQAFEEKYGYKPTKVPVAIDALAVFVHKDNPIKSLDMAQVDAIFSSTRLCGGATDIKTWGDLGMTGEWAAKPIQLFGRNSVSGTYGYFKEAALCKGDFKANVNEQPGSASVVQSISSTINAIGYSGIGYKTSSVKTVPLSKKGGEAYDANEENALAGKFPMARFFYVYVNKAPNKPLSPLDAEFIKLVLSKQGQEVVVKDGYIPLPSKVAAKTLKDLGL; from the coding sequence ATGAAACTTAAGCGTTTGATGGCGGCCATGACTTTTGTCGCCGCTGGTGTGGCTACTGCCACTGCGGTTGCTGCTGTCGATCCGGCTTTGCCGAGCTACACCAAGACTTCCGGCGTGTCGGGCAACCTGTCCAGTGTGGGCTCCGACTCCCTGGCTAACCTGATGACTCTGTGGGCTGAAGAGTTCAAAAAGGAATACCCGAACGTCAATATCCAGATTCAAGCCGCCGGTTCCTCTACTGCTCCACCAGCGCTGACTGAAGGCACCGCCAGCATGGGCCCGATGAGCCGTGAAATGAAGGATGCGGAGATCCAGGCGTTTGAAGAAAAGTATGGCTACAAGCCAACTAAAGTGCCGGTGGCGATCGACGCCCTGGCGGTATTTGTGCACAAAGATAACCCGATCAAAAGCCTGGACATGGCTCAGGTTGACGCCATCTTCTCCAGCACTCGTCTGTGCGGCGGCGCGACCGACATCAAAACTTGGGGCGACCTGGGTATGACGGGCGAGTGGGCGGCCAAGCCGATCCAGTTGTTCGGTCGTAACTCGGTATCCGGTACTTACGGCTACTTCAAAGAAGCCGCCCTGTGCAAAGGCGACTTCAAGGCCAACGTCAACGAGCAGCCGGGTTCGGCTTCCGTGGTGCAGTCGATCTCCAGCACCATCAATGCCATCGGCTACTCGGGCATCGGTTACAAGACTTCAAGCGTGAAGACTGTGCCATTGTCGAAAAAAGGCGGCGAAGCCTATGACGCTAACGAAGAAAACGCCCTGGCTGGTAAGTTTCCAATGGCCCGTTTCTTCTACGTCTACGTCAACAAAGCGCCTAACAAGCCGCTGAGCCCGCTGGACGCTGAGTTCATCAAGCTGGTGCTGTCCAAGCAAGGCCAGGAAGTTGTAGTGAAAGACGGCTACATTCCGCTGCCAAGCAAAGTGGCGGCCAAAACCCTGAAGGATCTGGGGCTGTAA
- a CDS encoding peptidoglycan DD-metalloendopeptidase family protein encodes MLGRLILLCSLLTLASQAMALTIYKYTDANGVVTYTDQAAPGAQVFVFRDRMVERLDNQVKLETKKHEAGETLMVRNDLYAPVQIELRFERVDNASGVPDKPISWVLPPRSHIRLATLAPRDASKPMRYTPKLRYAMGDPRLLPTQKNYPLPWRGGPFRLTQGANGQYSHFTPKGRYAMDIAMPEGTPIVAARSGVVVKTENQQSGRGNNPSGNYVRILHDDGTMGVYLHLMKGSVAVSEGSRIRAGSLLARSGNTGNSTGPHLHFVVQRNVGLALESIPFNFAQPVNSLPNFAVGGD; translated from the coding sequence ATGCTAGGGCGTCTGATACTTCTCTGCAGTTTGTTGACCCTTGCCAGCCAGGCAATGGCGTTGACCATTTATAAGTACACCGATGCCAATGGTGTGGTCACTTATACCGACCAAGCTGCGCCCGGTGCGCAAGTGTTCGTGTTTCGCGACCGTATGGTCGAGCGCCTGGATAACCAAGTAAAACTGGAAACCAAGAAGCACGAAGCGGGTGAGACCCTGATGGTACGCAACGATTTGTACGCGCCAGTGCAGATTGAGCTGCGTTTTGAGCGGGTCGACAACGCCTCTGGCGTGCCGGACAAACCGATCAGCTGGGTGCTGCCACCGCGCAGCCACATTCGCCTGGCCACCCTGGCCCCGCGTGATGCCAGTAAACCCATGCGCTACACCCCCAAGCTGCGTTACGCCATGGGCGACCCCCGCCTGCTGCCAACCCAGAAGAACTATCCGTTGCCGTGGCGTGGCGGCCCGTTCCGCCTGACCCAGGGCGCTAACGGCCAATACAGCCACTTCACCCCGAAAGGCCGCTACGCCATGGACATCGCCATGCCCGAAGGCACGCCGATTGTCGCGGCGCGCAGTGGTGTGGTGGTCAAAACCGAGAATCAACAAAGCGGCCGGGGTAATAACCCTTCCGGCAACTATGTGCGCATCCTGCATGATGACGGCACCATGGGTGTTTACCTGCACCTGATGAAGGGCTCGGTGGCCGTCAGCGAAGGCAGTCGGATTCGCGCCGGCAGCCTACTTGCGCGCTCCGGCAATACCGGTAATAGCACCGGCCCGCACCTGCACTTCGTGGTGCAGCGCAACGTTGGCTTGGCGCTGGAGTCGATTCCGTTCAACTTTGCCCAGCCGGTCAACAGCCTGCCGAATTTTGCGGTCGGCGGCGATTAA
- the pstA gene encoding phosphate ABC transporter permease PstA: MSVKQNNLNTWFKSGTPWIWMNAGAVTIAVIMTLGLMMVIAVRGLGHFWPADIVEVDYQVPGQAAKVMAGEITRVEEVPRARLAASGLPVDVKGGEFMTRELLKVGNRDLYGADFTWVVGEWLSNLRTPENLTALERREWGNFYGYLVSVKQAGELVAEGDASWPALQERIERVEQLHKKLVRLEKKDIGRINAGLERIRLKTRKLELQGKLTEVAQAEMAAERAQWDAEYKVLETELIALHEAFNRDSVTLKTVDGRELTLSLGKVVRAFQPNAMSNLDKLGFYFAKLWEFVSDDPREANTEGGIFPAIFGTVMMTLIMAVIVTPFGVVAAIYLREYAKQGPLTRVIRIAVNNLAGVPAIVYGVFGLGFFVYVLGGSLDSMFFPESAPAPTFGTPGLMWASLTLAILTLPVVIVATEEGLARIPRAVREGSLALGATKIETLWRVVLPMASPAMMTGLILAVARAAGEVAPLMLVGVVKLAPSLPLDGNYPYLHLDQKIMHLGFHIYDVGFQSPNVEAARPLVYATALLLVLVIVVLNMAAVYIRNHLREKYKALDH, from the coding sequence ATGTCCGTGAAACAGAACAACCTAAATACCTGGTTCAAGAGCGGTACGCCGTGGATCTGGATGAACGCCGGCGCGGTGACAATCGCGGTGATCATGACTCTTGGCCTGATGATGGTGATCGCCGTGCGCGGCCTCGGCCACTTCTGGCCGGCGGATATCGTCGAAGTTGACTACCAAGTCCCTGGTCAGGCAGCCAAGGTGATGGCCGGTGAAATTACGCGGGTCGAAGAGGTGCCTCGCGCCCGTTTGGCCGCTTCTGGTTTGCCGGTCGACGTCAAGGGTGGCGAGTTTATGACCCGCGAATTGCTCAAGGTGGGTAACCGCGATCTCTACGGCGCGGACTTCACCTGGGTGGTTGGCGAATGGCTGAGCAACCTGCGCACGCCAGAAAACCTCACGGCGCTGGAGCGCCGCGAGTGGGGCAACTTCTATGGCTATCTGGTCAGCGTCAAACAAGCCGGCGAGCTGGTGGCTGAAGGGGATGCCAGCTGGCCAGCGCTGCAGGAGCGCATTGAGCGCGTCGAGCAGCTGCATAAAAAGCTGGTGCGTTTGGAGAAGAAGGACATCGGTCGAATCAACGCCGGGCTTGAGCGCATCCGTTTGAAAACCCGCAAGCTGGAGCTGCAAGGCAAGCTGACCGAAGTGGCCCAAGCTGAGATGGCTGCCGAGCGCGCGCAGTGGGATGCCGAGTACAAGGTGCTGGAAACCGAGCTGATTGCCCTCCATGAGGCGTTTAACCGCGACAGCGTCACACTCAAGACAGTCGATGGTCGTGAGCTAACGTTGAGCCTGGGCAAAGTGGTGCGGGCCTTTCAGCCCAATGCGATGTCCAATCTGGACAAGCTGGGCTTCTACTTCGCCAAACTGTGGGAGTTTGTCAGCGACGACCCGCGTGAGGCCAATACCGAAGGCGGCATCTTCCCGGCCATCTTCGGCACCGTGATGATGACCCTGATCATGGCCGTGATCGTTACCCCGTTTGGTGTGGTCGCGGCGATTTACCTGCGCGAATATGCCAAGCAGGGGCCGTTGACGCGGGTGATCCGCATTGCCGTAAACAACCTTGCGGGCGTACCGGCGATTGTCTACGGCGTGTTTGGCTTAGGCTTTTTCGTCTATGTGCTGGGCGGTTCGCTCGATAGCATGTTCTTCCCCGAATCGGCACCGGCGCCGACCTTTGGTACGCCGGGCTTGATGTGGGCGTCGTTAACGCTGGCGATCCTGACCTTGCCAGTGGTGATTGTCGCTACTGAAGAAGGCCTCGCACGGATTCCGCGCGCCGTTCGCGAAGGCTCCCTGGCCCTCGGTGCCACCAAGATCGAAACGCTGTGGCGCGTGGTGCTACCGATGGCCAGCCCGGCGATGATGACCGGTCTGATTCTCGCCGTAGCGCGCGCTGCCGGTGAAGTGGCGCCGCTGATGCTGGTGGGCGTGGTTAAGCTGGCGCCTTCGCTGCCGCTGGACGGCAATTATCCTTACTTGCACCTGGATCAGAAGATCATGCACCTGGGCTTCCACATCTACGACGTCGGCTTCCAGAGCCCCAACGTCGAGGCCGCGCGGCCGCTGGTGTACGCCACCGCGTTGCTGCTGGTGCTGGTCATCGTGGTGCTGAACATGGCGGCGGTCTATATCCGCAACCACCTGCGTGAGAAGTACAAGGCGCTGGATCATTAA
- a CDS encoding ABC transporter permease subunit, translating into MNDLASETMTATSKSLGLDFNTPALQRKRRLRALKDRIARWAISFGGMAVLGAITLIFFYLAYVVLPMFQGASLDSREPVQVAWLNEAAAPLLLTLEEQNQVAMRLDQSGQVQFFDAKKMQPLSSVQLPIPADARITSLGQDQPGSNRVALGLSNGQVLVFQHVYKLSYPNDVQTVTPKIEFPFGDAPIELDVQGRELDHLGLSLNGGTLMLAGSTGAQLHVLSLGREENMMTGEVALTEERIVLPQIAEPIKELIIDPRHMWMYVINGRATADVFDMRSNTLNGRYKLLADAKLEVSNATPLLGGISLLIGDSAGGIGQWFMVREDDGKASLTSIRNFQLADSPIIQIIPEERRKGFFALDAKGNLGIFHSTAHRTLLVEPVAEGQALIALSPRANRVLVESEGQLQRLIIDNPHPEISWSSLWGKVWYENYDAPGYVWQSTSASTDNEPKLSLAPLAFGTLKAAFYAMLLATPLAIAAALYTAYFMAPVLRRKIKPVIELMEALPTVILGFFAGLFLAPYLEGHLPGIFSLLIFTPIGILLAGYLWSRLPESIRLNVPDGWESVLLIPIVLAVGYVSLAMSGHLENWLFDGNMRLWLSNDLGIAFDQRNALVVGLAMGFAVIPTIFSIAEDAVFSVPKSLTFGSLALGATPWQTLTRVVILTASPGIFSAVMIGMGRAVGETMIVLMATGNTAIMDMNIFEGLRTLAANVAVEMPESEVGGTHYRVLFLSALVLLGFTFFMNTLAEVVRQRLRVKYASL; encoded by the coding sequence ATGAATGACTTGGCTAGTGAAACCATGACCGCCACATCCAAATCTCTCGGGCTGGACTTCAACACCCCCGCCCTGCAGCGCAAGCGTCGTCTGCGTGCACTGAAAGACAGGATTGCCCGCTGGGCGATTTCCTTCGGTGGCATGGCAGTGCTGGGCGCTATTACCCTGATCTTTTTCTATCTGGCCTATGTAGTCCTGCCGATGTTCCAAGGCGCAAGCCTGGACAGCCGCGAGCCGGTACAGGTCGCCTGGTTAAATGAAGCCGCTGCGCCGCTGCTGCTGACTCTAGAAGAACAGAACCAGGTGGCTATGCGCCTGGATCAGAGCGGCCAGGTGCAGTTCTTCGATGCGAAGAAAATGCAGCCGCTGAGCAGCGTTCAGCTGCCGATCCCGGCGGATGCGCGGATTACCTCGCTCGGCCAGGACCAGCCGGGCAGCAATCGCGTTGCCCTAGGCCTGTCCAATGGCCAGGTGCTGGTGTTCCAGCATGTCTACAAGCTCAGTTACCCGAATGATGTGCAAACCGTCACGCCGAAGATTGAGTTCCCGTTCGGCGACGCGCCAATCGAGCTCGACGTCCAGGGCCGTGAGCTTGATCACCTCGGTCTAAGCCTGAACGGCGGCACCCTGATGCTGGCGGGTTCCACCGGTGCGCAGCTGCACGTGCTCAGCCTGGGCCGTGAAGAAAACATGATGACCGGCGAGGTGGCCCTCACTGAGGAGCGTATCGTTCTGCCGCAGATCGCGGAGCCGATCAAGGAGCTGATCATCGACCCACGGCACATGTGGATGTACGTGATCAACGGTCGGGCCACGGCAGATGTCTTCGACATGCGCAGTAATACGCTGAATGGTCGCTACAAGCTGCTGGCGGATGCCAAGCTGGAAGTCAGCAATGCCACGCCGCTGCTCGGTGGCATCTCGCTGCTGATCGGTGATAGCGCTGGCGGTATTGGTCAGTGGTTTATGGTGCGCGAAGACGATGGCAAGGCATCGCTGACGTCGATTCGCAATTTCCAGTTGGCCGACAGCCCGATCATCCAGATTATTCCTGAGGAGCGTCGCAAGGGTTTCTTCGCCTTGGATGCCAAAGGCAACCTGGGCATTTTCCACAGCACCGCGCACCGCACCCTGCTGGTCGAGCCGGTCGCCGAGGGTCAGGCCCTGATAGCCCTGTCGCCGCGTGCCAACCGCGTACTGGTCGAGAGCGAAGGCCAGTTGCAACGCCTGATTATCGACAACCCACACCCGGAAATTTCCTGGAGTTCACTGTGGGGCAAGGTCTGGTATGAGAACTATGACGCACCCGGTTACGTCTGGCAGTCGACCTCTGCCAGCACCGATAACGAACCCAAGCTGAGCCTGGCACCGCTGGCCTTTGGTACCCTGAAAGCGGCCTTTTACGCCATGCTTCTGGCAACGCCACTGGCCATTGCTGCCGCGCTGTACACCGCCTACTTCATGGCCCCGGTGCTCCGTCGCAAGATCAAACCGGTGATTGAACTGATGGAGGCGCTGCCGACGGTGATTCTCGGTTTCTTCGCCGGCCTGTTCCTCGCACCCTATTTGGAAGGCCACCTGCCGGGCATCTTCAGCCTGCTGATTTTTACTCCAATTGGCATCTTGCTCGCCGGTTACCTGTGGAGTCGTTTGCCCGAATCAATCCGTTTGAATGTGCCAGATGGCTGGGAGTCGGTGCTGTTGATCCCGATAGTCCTGGCGGTTGGCTATGTCTCGCTGGCCATGAGTGGGCATCTGGAAAACTGGCTGTTCGACGGCAATATGCGCCTGTGGCTGAGCAATGACTTGGGCATCGCCTTCGATCAGCGCAATGCACTGGTGGTTGGCCTGGCCATGGGCTTTGCGGTGATTCCGACCATCTTCTCGATTGCTGAGGATGCGGTGTTCAGCGTGCCCAAGAGCCTGACCTTTGGCTCACTGGCACTCGGTGCCACGCCATGGCAGACCCTGACTCGGGTGGTGATTCTCACCGCCAGCCCGGGCATCTTCTCGGCCGTGATGATCGGCATGGGCCGCGCCGTCGGCGAAACCATGATCGTGCTGATGGCCACCGGCAACACCGCAATCATGGACATGAACATCTTTGAAGGCTTGCGCACTCTGGCGGCCAACGTGGCGGTGGAAATGCCTGAGTCGGAGGTCGGGGGTACTCACTACCGCGTACTTTTCCTCTCGGCACTGGTGCTGCTGGGCTTCACCTTTTTCATGAACACCCTGGCAGAAGTAGTGCGCCAGCGTCTGCGCGTCAAGTACGCCTCGCTCTAA
- a CDS encoding acyl-CoA thioesterase gives MHDFEQEDPIPQGDLALQITALPRETNGFGDIYGGWLVSQMDLAGTAMASKVAGGRVATVAIDRMAFLVPVAVGAQLSFYTQTVEIGRSSIQMLVEVWSDDPLSSEWRKVTEAVFVFVAIDGSGRTRSVPARR, from the coding sequence ATGCACGATTTCGAACAGGAAGACCCCATACCGCAAGGCGACCTGGCTTTGCAGATCACCGCACTGCCGCGTGAAACCAACGGGTTTGGCGATATTTACGGCGGCTGGCTGGTATCGCAAATGGACCTGGCCGGCACCGCCATGGCCAGCAAGGTGGCGGGCGGGCGCGTCGCCACCGTGGCCATCGACCGCATGGCCTTCCTCGTACCGGTGGCGGTGGGCGCGCAGTTGTCCTTTTACACGCAAACCGTGGAAATAGGCCGCAGCTCAATCCAGATGCTGGTCGAAGTGTGGAGCGATGACCCGCTGTCCAGCGAATGGCGCAAGGTCACCGAGGCCGTATTCGTCTTCGTCGCCATTGATGGCAGTGGCCGTACTCGCTCCGTTCCGGCACGCCGCTAA
- the pstB gene encoding phosphate ABC transporter ATP-binding protein PstB, with translation MQHEAHTHGIDMAALGRERQGLSMASERVTIDVPGLNLYYGEKQALFDVKMTIPNQRVTAFIGPSGCGKSTLLRTFNRMNDLVDGCRVEGEINLDGKNIYRKGEDVAELRRRVGMVFQKPNPFPKSIYENVVYGLRIQGINQKRVLDEAVEWALKSAALWDEVKDRLHESALGLSGGQQQRLVIARTVAVQPEVLLLDEPCSALDPISTLKVEELIYELKSKYTIVIVTHNMQQAARVSDYTAFMYMGKLIEFGDTDTLFTNPAKKQTEDYITGRYG, from the coding sequence ATGCAGCACGAAGCACATACACACGGTATCGACATGGCGGCCTTGGGCCGTGAGCGCCAGGGCCTGAGCATGGCCAGCGAGCGCGTAACCATCGACGTGCCCGGCTTGAACCTGTACTACGGCGAAAAGCAGGCTTTGTTCGACGTCAAAATGACCATCCCCAACCAGCGTGTGACGGCGTTTATTGGCCCGTCCGGTTGCGGTAAGTCGACCCTGCTGCGCACCTTCAACCGGATGAATGATCTGGTTGACGGTTGCCGCGTAGAAGGCGAAATCAACCTCGACGGCAAGAACATCTACCGCAAGGGCGAAGACGTAGCCGAACTGCGTCGTCGCGTCGGCATGGTGTTCCAGAAGCCTAACCCGTTCCCCAAAAGCATCTACGAGAACGTGGTGTATGGCCTGCGCATTCAAGGCATTAACCAGAAGCGCGTGCTCGACGAAGCGGTGGAATGGGCACTGAAAAGTGCGGCGCTGTGGGATGAGGTCAAGGACCGTCTGCACGAGTCAGCGCTCGGCCTGTCCGGTGGTCAGCAACAGCGTCTGGTGATCGCCCGTACCGTAGCGGTGCAGCCGGAAGTGTTGCTGCTCGATGAACCCTGCTCGGCGCTGGACCCGATCTCCACGCTGAAGGTCGAAGAACTGATTTACGAGCTGAAATCCAAGTACACCATCGTCATCGTGACCCACAACATGCAGCAGGCGGCGCGGGTGTCGGATTACACGGCGTTTATGTACATGGGCAAACTGATCGAGTTCGGTGATACCGATACGCTGTTCACCAACCCGGCGAAGAAGCAGACAGAAGACTACATCACCGGTCGTTACGGCTGA
- a CDS encoding TRAP transporter substrate-binding protein translates to MKRRQILAAAGVGLAATALAGCKQEAETAGKPQEGASGQTFNWKMVTSWPKNFPGVGVGAERFAKLVEEMSNGRLKVKIYAAGELVPALEVFDAVSRGTAEMGHGAPYYWKGKVPAAQFFCALPFGPNAQEMNAWLHKGGGMQLWEETYKPFGVLPIACGATGVQTAGWFNKEINSVDDFKGLKMRTPGLGGEVLTKMGGTVVNMPAGEIFTALQTGAIDATEWIGPYNDQALGLHKAAKYYYTPGWQEPNVTFELDINIKAWDTLPADLQAIVRAAARDVNADMLDDYNAKNMEALEQLKSEGVEVRRLPDEVLAKLKGVAAEVVDASAAADPVASKVWAQQKAYLQRLYDYAELNEKDIYNIRG, encoded by the coding sequence ATGAAACGTCGTCAAATTCTCGCAGCAGCAGGTGTGGGCCTTGCAGCCACGGCTTTGGCCGGTTGCAAACAAGAGGCTGAAACCGCTGGTAAGCCCCAAGAGGGCGCGAGCGGCCAAACCTTCAACTGGAAAATGGTCACCTCCTGGCCGAAGAACTTCCCCGGCGTAGGTGTGGGTGCCGAGCGGTTCGCCAAGCTGGTTGAAGAAATGAGCAATGGCCGTTTGAAGGTCAAGATTTATGCCGCTGGCGAGCTGGTGCCGGCGCTGGAAGTATTCGATGCCGTGAGCCGCGGTACGGCGGAAATGGGCCACGGAGCACCGTACTACTGGAAAGGTAAAGTACCGGCTGCGCAGTTCTTCTGTGCCCTGCCATTTGGCCCGAATGCCCAGGAAATGAACGCCTGGCTGCATAAAGGCGGCGGCATGCAGCTGTGGGAAGAAACCTACAAACCCTTTGGCGTGCTTCCGATCGCTTGCGGCGCGACGGGCGTGCAGACCGCAGGTTGGTTCAACAAGGAAATCAACAGCGTTGACGACTTCAAGGGCCTGAAAATGCGCACCCCAGGCCTGGGCGGCGAAGTGCTGACCAAAATGGGCGGCACCGTGGTCAACATGCCAGCGGGTGAGATTTTCACCGCGCTGCAAACCGGCGCCATCGATGCCACCGAGTGGATCGGCCCATATAACGACCAAGCGTTGGGACTGCATAAAGCGGCTAAGTACTACTACACACCCGGCTGGCAAGAGCCGAACGTGACCTTTGAGTTGGATATCAACATCAAGGCCTGGGATACCCTGCCGGCTGACCTGCAGGCCATCGTTCGCGCCGCCGCCCGCGATGTAAACGCCGATATGCTCGACGATTACAACGCCAAGAACATGGAAGCGCTGGAGCAGCTCAAATCCGAAGGCGTGGAAGTGCGTCGCCTGCCGGATGAAGTGCTGGCCAAGCTCAAGGGTGTGGCAGCCGAAGTGGTTGATGCCAGTGCGGCGGCTGATCCTGTCGCGAGCAAAGTGTGGGCCCAGCAGAAAGCTTATCTGCAGCGCCTGTATGACTACGCTGAGTTGAACGAGAAGGATATCTACAACATCCGCGGCTAA
- a CDS encoding TRAP transporter small permease subunit, which translates to MSDKPPFLLGLAHLIDSFNANFGKACAWLTLFLVLGTAIVVILRYGFGIGATALQEAVLYGHALVFMGAAAWVLQRNGHVRVDIFYQAFSPRRKALVDSLGTLLFLLPVCLFLGWASWDYVSNSWATLEGSSESGGLKFVYLQKSIILVLVISLVLQGISDLIKFANILSGRLPAVEVTHG; encoded by the coding sequence ATGTCCGACAAGCCCCCGTTTCTGCTCGGTCTTGCTCATCTGATCGACTCATTCAACGCCAACTTCGGTAAAGCCTGCGCCTGGCTGACACTGTTTCTGGTCCTCGGCACCGCCATCGTAGTGATTCTGCGTTACGGTTTCGGCATCGGCGCAACCGCCCTGCAAGAAGCCGTGCTGTACGGCCACGCGCTGGTATTCATGGGCGCCGCGGCCTGGGTGCTGCAGCGCAACGGCCATGTGCGGGTCGACATCTTCTACCAGGCATTCAGCCCACGACGTAAAGCGCTGGTCGATAGCCTCGGCACGCTGCTTTTCCTCCTGCCGGTATGCCTGTTCCTTGGCTGGGCCAGCTGGGACTACGTCAGCAACTCCTGGGCAACGCTGGAGGGTTCAAGCGAATCCGGCGGTCTGAAATTCGTCTACCTGCAGAAGAGCATCATCTTGGTGCTGGTGATCAGCCTGGTCTTACAAGGAATCTCCGACTTGATCAAATTCGCCAATATCCTCAGCGGTCGCCTGCCCGCCGTGGAGGTGACCCATGGCTGA
- the phoU gene encoding phosphate signaling complex protein PhoU, with protein sequence MINKENLTQHISQQFNVELEEVRSHLLAMGGLVEKQVNDAVIALIDADSGLAQQVREIDDQINQMERNIDEECVRILARRQPAASDLRLIISISKSVIDLERIGDEATKIAKRAILLCEEGEAPRGYVEVRHIGDQVRKMVQDALDAFARFDADLALSVAQYDKVVDREYKTALRELVTFMMEDPRSISRVLNIIWALRSLERIGDHARNIAELVIYLVRGTDVKHLGLTRMQEEVQGSKKNS encoded by the coding sequence ATGATCAACAAAGAAAACCTTACCCAGCATATCTCCCAGCAGTTCAACGTCGAGTTGGAAGAGGTGCGCAGCCACCTGTTGGCCATGGGCGGCCTGGTTGAGAAGCAGGTGAATGATGCGGTGATCGCGCTGATCGACGCCGACTCGGGCCTGGCTCAGCAGGTGCGTGAGATCGACGACCAGATCAACCAGATGGAGCGCAACATCGACGAAGAGTGCGTGCGCATTCTTGCCCGTCGTCAGCCGGCGGCTTCCGACCTGCGCTTGATCATCAGCATTTCTAAATCGGTGATCGACCTCGAGCGTATTGGCGACGAAGCCACCAAGATCGCCAAGCGCGCGATCCTGTTGTGTGAAGAAGGCGAAGCGCCGCGTGGTTATGTTGAGGTGCGGCACATCGGTGACCAGGTGCGCAAGATGGTGCAGGATGCTCTCGATGCGTTTGCGCGTTTTGACGCCGACTTGGCATTGTCCGTGGCGCAATACGACAAAGTGGTCGATCGCGAATACAAGACCGCTCTGCGCGAGCTGGTGACTTTTATGATGGAAGACCCACGCTCGATCTCGCGCGTGCTCAACATCATCTGGGCCTTGCGTTCGTTGGAGCGCATCGGTGACCACGCGCGCAATATCGCCGAGCTGGTGATCTATCTCGTTCGTGGTACCGACGTAAAACACCTCGGCCTGACCCGTATGCAGGAAGAAGTACAGGGCAGCAAAAAGAACAGCTGA
- a CDS encoding response regulator, with the protein MSKVSVLVVDDATFIRDLVKKGLRDHFPGIQIEEAVNGRKAQQMLTRQPVDLILCDWEMPEMSGLELLSWCREQETLKIVPFIMVTSRGDKENVVQAIQAGVSDFIGKPFSNEQLVTKVKKALSRAGKLQALAASAPPKMLSTGGFANDSLSALTGGKAAVAKPAAPAVAAAAFAGKPAAAKASAASAPSGRGQGQLRLPGGAILSCVIKALSLKEALLVVKRTEVLPQVLESAVLDLEQGEAAETARLNGYLHAVAAFEPKPDSEWLQLTFKFVDRDPQKLDYISRLIARGTVQKHFSPGA; encoded by the coding sequence ATGAGCAAAGTCAGTGTGCTGGTAGTGGACGACGCAACCTTTATCCGCGATTTGGTGAAAAAGGGACTGCGCGATCACTTTCCAGGCATCCAAATCGAGGAAGCCGTCAACGGACGTAAAGCTCAGCAGATGCTGACGCGTCAGCCCGTCGATTTGATTCTGTGTGACTGGGAAATGCCGGAAATGTCCGGGCTTGAGCTGCTCAGTTGGTGCCGTGAGCAGGAAACCCTGAAGATCGTGCCGTTCATCATGGTCACCAGCCGGGGTGACAAAGAGAACGTGGTGCAGGCGATCCAGGCGGGCGTTTCCGACTTTATCGGTAAGCCGTTCTCCAATGAACAGTTGGTGACCAAGGTGAAGAAGGCCTTGAGTCGCGCCGGCAAACTCCAGGCGCTAGCCGCTAGCGCGCCACCGAAGATGCTCAGTACCGGCGGTTTCGCCAATGACTCACTGTCGGCCCTCACCGGCGGTAAAGCCGCCGTGGCCAAACCGGCTGCGCCAGCTGTAGCGGCGGCAGCGTTCGCTGGTAAACCCGCCGCGGCTAAAGCCTCGGCCGCCAGTGCGCCGAGTGGGCGTGGCCAGGGCCAATTACGCTTGCCTGGCGGTGCCATCCTGTCTTGCGTAATCAAAGCCCTGAGCCTCAAGGAAGCCCTGCTGGTGGTTAAGCGCACCGAGGTGTTGCCGCAGGTGCTGGAAAGCGCAGTGCTCGATCTGGAGCAGGGTGAGGCGGCAGAAACTGCACGGCTTAACGGCTACCTGCATGCGGTGGCCGCTTTCGAGCCCAAGCCAGACAGCGAATGGCTGCAGCTGACATTCAAGTTCGTTGATCGCGACCCGCAGAAACTCGATTACATTTCGCGCTTGATTGCCCGCGGCACCGTGCAGAAGCACTTCAGTCCCGGTGCTTAA